The genomic DNA gctgtgttccagtccttagatGCAGCTgggaaaattatatttctgtCTTTTCGGTGTATGAGTTTGCTATAGACACCTTGAGATCAGAACTCTCATTTAAGCTGCCATTGTCTTTGTCACAACAGTGCTGATGGCCACAGAGCACTCTGGCATTTCAGCACTGTAAATCTAGAGGAAATAGAATACTTATAATGCTGGTAGGTTGAGGTTtacatgaaaaatgaaaaaaaggccCTCTGTTGAACTACTTGGCAGCATGTTTAAATAACCAGCTTGTGGCTGCAATtctccattttccattttgtagTTCAAGGATTGCATTAGTCTACATTCTATGGAAAACTGACAGCTCTTGTTATTTTCTCTCTTACTGACatagttttaaaattattaatccCATACTCTTCCTATAGCCTTTATTATAATTTATCATACATCTTACAAGTTCAGATACGCTGAAATCTTCTTTGGCCTTGCAAATGCCAGCAAACACCATGAATTCATCACGGCTTCCCTGTAGATGTGACAAAAACAGTTCATGTCAGTGtactctttttgtttttaagtatcACCAACTGGAAGAGGGTTTCACTTCTGTAAAATACTTCTAATAGTATAATCTAATCCCTGCTAAAAGAGCTTCATCTAAGAGTTTTCAAAATGGATAGTGAACTCTGAtatatacaaagaaaaaaaatccatgtttgcTGTTTGGGCACCTTATAGTCCCTTGAGGAGTTAAAAACAGAGTTTTGTGCATTTGTGACTACAGTTGCATTTTTGCTTTTCCATGTCCCTCAGCTGGAACAAAATCTGACGCTGCCTTTATTCCTGGTGCTTTATTTAAATTCAGTGGATGCATCATCTTCAGAAGGTATGGAAGGGATGCTGTCACGGGAAACAGTGTCAATGCTCTGGACTTCTGACTGAAGGTGGACAGATACCTCAACAGCTATTTCTTTGCCATGGTCATTCACAGAACCATCATCCGAATCCCCTGCTGGTGAATTGCTCCGCTTGATTTCCGGGTTTAAGGGATAGAGTCTCTCTTGGGCATCAAGGGCCTGGGTCTGTTTTACTCCCTCTCCCACTTCATCAGGGTCATCGATGTGCACTGCTTCAAAGATCTCTTCCATGAAGGCCCTACAGTTAAGGATCAGTGGTGGAAGAGGGATACTTCGAGCAAGCTCTTCAATATACCGAGCAAACTCCATTGTCTTAAATTGTGTTACTTTGGCCAGCTCTAGTGTTTTGGCAGAAGTAATGATAGGAATCCGTTTGGCTATTTCAAAAGCCTTCTGCAATTTCTCAGCACCTTCTGTTCTGAAGAACTCATTGATGGCCTTCTCTGTCTTGCGGAGGTGACTGCTCATCATGCACAAACGTGTTATATTTAAGATCATAATAATAGTAAAGGCAACCAGGCAGACAATCATGTAGTAAATGCCCATGTCCCCAGAGGTAGAGACcactctgagggtgagagagtaaTAAGACGTGCCATTTCCATTAGTGGCAACACACGTGTAACGTCCCCTGTCACCAAAAGTTACACTAGTGATATTAAGGGCACTGTCAGAGGTCAACCATCTTCCACCTAAAGACACAAATACAAAAGAGATTTCAATGTAACAGTTGCAATTTATGCTGACTTTACTGTAACTCATGAAGGCAAGACGGAAAGATTTCTCTGTGACAGTCTCTTTGTGCAACTCCCTTCCGAAGGATCTGCGTTTGGTCCTCTCTTTAAAGCCTGTTTTTAAATGGGCTTTGAAAaccttttcattttaatttaattcatgATGCTAGTTTGGAGTTTTAAAACTTATATTTTTCTGTATTCATTGCTGATCTGGACCAGACTGGTTTAATGGTGCTATCTTCAATTAACttattttgtatgtttattaTGAGCCAC from Sceloporus undulatus isolate JIND9_A2432 ecotype Alabama chromosome 2, SceUnd_v1.1, whole genome shotgun sequence includes the following:
- the MFAP3 gene encoding microfibril-associated glycoprotein 3, whose amino-acid sequence is MKLSCCLLTLFLNTSVFALENVAPNLTVASGSRSLTLNTSLLPILQVLTRSAEPQDIIVKEGNWAFLECKLNISQHDTVFWYNSKWHLLEPDGGGGRWLTSDSALNITSVTFGDRGRYTCVATNGNGTSYYSLTLRVVSTSGDMGIYYMIVCLVAFTIIMILNITRLCMMSSHLRKTEKAINEFFRTEGAEKLQKAFEIAKRIPIITSAKTLELAKVTQFKTMEFARYIEELARSIPLPPLILNCRAFMEEIFEAVHIDDPDEVGEGVKQTQALDAQERLYPLNPEIKRSNSPAGDSDDGSVNDHGKEIAVEVSVHLQSEVQSIDTVSRDSIPSIPSEDDASTEFK